A genomic window from Cardiocondyla obscurior isolate alpha-2009 linkage group LG02, Cobs3.1, whole genome shotgun sequence includes:
- the LOC139113321 gene encoding protein unc-45 homolog B-like isoform X2, with protein sequence MKKCQALEALKRFEEAYRDARNIILADPNNKVIQPIAARLHEIVQQRHKENSRVSTKVSQMLDLAFDMNADNEKRITAISNVLVLAREKAGAEEIFNIDGVSKITQLTKVENNDQIICTAIRIIAELCASDINRTKSIINDVGLPWILEMMNSTSKERVNASQYCLQTILNTYSGMDNKPDSKSDKTLCDTHKKEIDTILSCLLYSTTNRTITGLTRDAIIELLMRNIHYTALDWAERLVELGGLQRLMEVASEMEEFKYESSMNVTSSTRTVTSVCLAKIYENMYYDAAKDKFRNAIDEFIKDKLLSPDIESKVRVVVAITTLLMGPLDVGNAVVAKEGILEMILVMAGTDDVLQQKVACECIVAAATKKDKANAIISQGVNILKKLYQSKDDSIRVRALVGLCKLGSSGGTDATIRPFADGATKKLAEACRRFLINPKKDKDMRKWAVEGLSYLTFDAEVKEKLIDDQQAVQAMIELAKTGDQSVLYGVVTTLVNLCNAYDKQELIPEMIELAKFAKHHIPEEHELDDVDFVNKRLCALAKAGVTSALVSLAKTDSQNSKELISRVFNAICSQQEVRGIIVQQGATKALLPLALEGTDKGKKQASQALARLGITINPEVAFPGQRIMEVVRPFINLLSPECSALENFESLLALCNLAGVSDSVRRRILKEGGFQKIEAYMYEDHDMLRRASTQVMNNLIMCEEVIQYFEQQNDRVKYLVILCEDEDQDTSMAAAGALAMLTSASEKACEKIFDSKDWLESLRFLLANPNDDIQHRGVVIILNMMRSTKDVAAKLIETDIMELLMALSKNDTVQNTMIKELASNALEAAAEWKLIKKNINESESSQTTDIEHVD encoded by the exons ATGAAAAA ATGTCAAGCGTTAGAAGCATTAAAGAGATTTGAGGAGGCATATCGAGATGCcaggaatattattttagctGATCCTAATAACAAAGTTATTCAGCCCATAGCAGCACGTTTACATGAAATTGTACAACAACGCCATAAGGAAAATTCACGTGTTAGCACTAAG GTTTCGCAAATGCTGGATCTAGCATTTGACATGAATGCTGATAATGAAAAACGGATAACTGCTATAAGTAATGTGCTTGTGCTCGCACGTGAAAAAGCAGGCGCTGAAGAAATCTTTAATATAGATGGTGTATCCAAAATTACACAACTCACGAAAGTAGAAAATAACGACCAAATAATTTGCACTGCAATTCGTATTATAGCCGAGCTTTGCGCGAGCGATATTAACCGAACCAAGTCTATTATAAATGATGTTGGTTTGCCTTGGATTCTAGAAATGATGAATAGCACTTCTAAAGAGAGAGTCAATGCATCACAATATTGTTTGCAG actatattaaatacttataGCGGTATGGATAATAAACCCGATTCAAAATCCGACAAGACTTTATGCGATacacataaaaaagaaatagacaCAATTCTATCGTGCTTGTTGTACAGTACAACGAATAGAACGATAACAGGCCTTACTAGAGATGCAATAATAGAACTTCTTATGCGTAACATTCATTACACTGCATTAGACTGGGCTGAACGATTAGTCGAGCTTGGTGGTTTGCAGAGATTGATGGAAGTGGCCAGTGAAATGGAAGAATTCAAATACGAATCATCGATGAACGTCACGTCGTCCACGCGAACAGTAACCAGCGTGTGCTTagcaaaaatatatgaaaatatgtACTATGATGCAGCTAAAGACAAATTTCGTAACGCCATcgatgaatttattaaagacaAATTACTTTCACCTGATATAGAATCAAag gTGCGAGTAGTGGTTGCGATTACAACTTTATTAATGGGCCCGTTAGATGTTGGAAATGCGGTTGTGGCTAAAGAAGGGATTTTAGAGATGATTCTTGTTATGGCAGGAACAGATGATGTACTGCAACAGAAAGTGGCTTGCGAATGTATCGTCGCCGCTGCAACCAAAAAGGATAAAGCTAACGCGATTATAAGTCAAGGTGTGAATATACTGAAAAAACTGTATCAATCTAAAGATGATTCAATTCGAGTTCGAGCGTTAGTAGGTTTATGCAAGTTGGGCAGCTCTGGAGGCACAGATGCGACTATTAGACCGTTTGCGGATGGAGCGACGAAGAAGTTGGCTGAAGCTTGCAGACGATTCTTAATTAATCCCAAGAAGGACAAGGATATGAGAAAATGGGCCGTTGAAGGTTTGTCGTACCTTACTTTCGATGCCGAAGTCAAAGAAAAGTTGATCGATGACCAACAAGCCGTGCAAGCGATGATCGAGCTTGCCAAGACTGGTGATCAGTCGGTTCTTTACGGTGTAGTCACAACGCTGGTGAACTTGTGCAACGCTTATGATAAACAGGAGCTCATCCCAGAAATGATAGAGTTGGCGAAATTTGCGAAACATCATATTCCCGAGGAGCACGAATTAGATGACGTTGATTTCGTGAATAAAAGATTATGCGCGTTAGCAAAAGCCGGCGTAACCAGCGCTTTAGTGAGCCTCGCCAAAACGGATAGTCAAAATAGCAAAGAATTGATATCCCGTGTTTTTAACGCGATATGCAGTCAACAAGAAGTGAGAGGAATAATTGTTCAACAAGGCGCCACGAAGGCATTATTGCCGTTAGCTCTAGAAGGCACAGATAAAGGAAAAAAGCAAGCTTCACAGGCCCTGGCTCGTTTAGGAATTACGATAAACCCCGAAGTCGCGTTTCCCGGTCAAAGAATCATGGAAGTTGTTCGGCCgtttataaatcttttaagcCCGGAATGTTCCGCGCTCGAGAATTTTGAGAGTCTGTTGGCTTTATGCAACCTGGCTGGTGTTAGCGATAGCGTTCGAAGACGCATATTGAAGGAGGGAGGATTTCAGAAGATTGAGGCTTATATGTATGAGGATCACGACATGTTAAGACGCGCATCCACACAAGTTATGAATAATTTGATAATGTGCGAAGAAGTAATTCAATATTTCGAGCAACAAAACGATCGGGTTAAGTATCTTGTAATACTATGCGAAGACGAAGATCAAGATACTAGCATGGCAGCGGCAGGAGCTCTGGCAATGTTAACGTCAGCTAGCGAAAAGGCTTGTGAGAAAATTTTCGACTCGAAAGATTGGCTAGAATCTTTACGCTTTTTACTCGCTAATCCAAACGACGACATACAACATAGGGGTGTAGTAATTATACTGAATATGATGAGAAGTACGAAAGACGTTGCTGCAAAGCTTATCGAGACAGATATAATGGAACTACTGATGGCACTGAGTAAAAATGACACAGTGCAAAATACGATGATTAAAGAACTAGCATCTAATGCTTTAGAAGCTGCTGCAGAATGGAAGTTAATcaagaaaaatatcaatgaGAGTGAATCGTCGCAAACCACTGATATAGAACATGTCGACTAA
- the LOC139113321 gene encoding protein unc-45 homolog B-like isoform X1: MTKSDMTPQEWKEKGNEEFNKSNWSEAVNHYTNALKLVKEDNTEKAIYYKNRAAAYLKLSDYEKVIEDCNSALKICSNDPKALFRRCQALEALKRFEEAYRDARNIILADPNNKVIQPIAARLHEIVQQRHKENSRVSTKVSQMLDLAFDMNADNEKRITAISNVLVLAREKAGAEEIFNIDGVSKITQLTKVENNDQIICTAIRIIAELCASDINRTKSIINDVGLPWILEMMNSTSKERVNASQYCLQTILNTYSGMDNKPDSKSDKTLCDTHKKEIDTILSCLLYSTTNRTITGLTRDAIIELLMRNIHYTALDWAERLVELGGLQRLMEVASEMEEFKYESSMNVTSSTRTVTSVCLAKIYENMYYDAAKDKFRNAIDEFIKDKLLSPDIESKVRVVVAITTLLMGPLDVGNAVVAKEGILEMILVMAGTDDVLQQKVACECIVAAATKKDKANAIISQGVNILKKLYQSKDDSIRVRALVGLCKLGSSGGTDATIRPFADGATKKLAEACRRFLINPKKDKDMRKWAVEGLSYLTFDAEVKEKLIDDQQAVQAMIELAKTGDQSVLYGVVTTLVNLCNAYDKQELIPEMIELAKFAKHHIPEEHELDDVDFVNKRLCALAKAGVTSALVSLAKTDSQNSKELISRVFNAICSQQEVRGIIVQQGATKALLPLALEGTDKGKKQASQALARLGITINPEVAFPGQRIMEVVRPFINLLSPECSALENFESLLALCNLAGVSDSVRRRILKEGGFQKIEAYMYEDHDMLRRASTQVMNNLIMCEEVIQYFEQQNDRVKYLVILCEDEDQDTSMAAAGALAMLTSASEKACEKIFDSKDWLESLRFLLANPNDDIQHRGVVIILNMMRSTKDVAAKLIETDIMELLMALSKNDTVQNTMIKELASNALEAAAEWKLIKKNINESESSQTTDIEHVD; this comes from the exons ATGACAAAATCAGATATGACTCCACAGGAATGGAAAGAGAAAGGTAATGAAGAATTTAACAAAAGCAATTGGTCAGAAGCAGTAAATCACTATACAAATGCTCTGAAATTAGTAAAGGAGGATAATACTGAGAAGGCAATATACTATAAAAATCGAGCTGCTGCTTATTTAAAGCTGAGTGATTATGAAAAAGTAATTGAAGATTGTAATAgtgcattaaaaatatgttccAACGATCCCAAGGCATTATTTCGCAGATGTCAAGCGTTAGAAGCATTAAAGAGATTTGAGGAGGCATATCGAGATGCcaggaatattattttagctGATCCTAATAACAAAGTTATTCAGCCCATAGCAGCACGTTTACATGAAATTGTACAACAACGCCATAAGGAAAATTCACGTGTTAGCACTAAG GTTTCGCAAATGCTGGATCTAGCATTTGACATGAATGCTGATAATGAAAAACGGATAACTGCTATAAGTAATGTGCTTGTGCTCGCACGTGAAAAAGCAGGCGCTGAAGAAATCTTTAATATAGATGGTGTATCCAAAATTACACAACTCACGAAAGTAGAAAATAACGACCAAATAATTTGCACTGCAATTCGTATTATAGCCGAGCTTTGCGCGAGCGATATTAACCGAACCAAGTCTATTATAAATGATGTTGGTTTGCCTTGGATTCTAGAAATGATGAATAGCACTTCTAAAGAGAGAGTCAATGCATCACAATATTGTTTGCAG actatattaaatacttataGCGGTATGGATAATAAACCCGATTCAAAATCCGACAAGACTTTATGCGATacacataaaaaagaaatagacaCAATTCTATCGTGCTTGTTGTACAGTACAACGAATAGAACGATAACAGGCCTTACTAGAGATGCAATAATAGAACTTCTTATGCGTAACATTCATTACACTGCATTAGACTGGGCTGAACGATTAGTCGAGCTTGGTGGTTTGCAGAGATTGATGGAAGTGGCCAGTGAAATGGAAGAATTCAAATACGAATCATCGATGAACGTCACGTCGTCCACGCGAACAGTAACCAGCGTGTGCTTagcaaaaatatatgaaaatatgtACTATGATGCAGCTAAAGACAAATTTCGTAACGCCATcgatgaatttattaaagacaAATTACTTTCACCTGATATAGAATCAAag gTGCGAGTAGTGGTTGCGATTACAACTTTATTAATGGGCCCGTTAGATGTTGGAAATGCGGTTGTGGCTAAAGAAGGGATTTTAGAGATGATTCTTGTTATGGCAGGAACAGATGATGTACTGCAACAGAAAGTGGCTTGCGAATGTATCGTCGCCGCTGCAACCAAAAAGGATAAAGCTAACGCGATTATAAGTCAAGGTGTGAATATACTGAAAAAACTGTATCAATCTAAAGATGATTCAATTCGAGTTCGAGCGTTAGTAGGTTTATGCAAGTTGGGCAGCTCTGGAGGCACAGATGCGACTATTAGACCGTTTGCGGATGGAGCGACGAAGAAGTTGGCTGAAGCTTGCAGACGATTCTTAATTAATCCCAAGAAGGACAAGGATATGAGAAAATGGGCCGTTGAAGGTTTGTCGTACCTTACTTTCGATGCCGAAGTCAAAGAAAAGTTGATCGATGACCAACAAGCCGTGCAAGCGATGATCGAGCTTGCCAAGACTGGTGATCAGTCGGTTCTTTACGGTGTAGTCACAACGCTGGTGAACTTGTGCAACGCTTATGATAAACAGGAGCTCATCCCAGAAATGATAGAGTTGGCGAAATTTGCGAAACATCATATTCCCGAGGAGCACGAATTAGATGACGTTGATTTCGTGAATAAAAGATTATGCGCGTTAGCAAAAGCCGGCGTAACCAGCGCTTTAGTGAGCCTCGCCAAAACGGATAGTCAAAATAGCAAAGAATTGATATCCCGTGTTTTTAACGCGATATGCAGTCAACAAGAAGTGAGAGGAATAATTGTTCAACAAGGCGCCACGAAGGCATTATTGCCGTTAGCTCTAGAAGGCACAGATAAAGGAAAAAAGCAAGCTTCACAGGCCCTGGCTCGTTTAGGAATTACGATAAACCCCGAAGTCGCGTTTCCCGGTCAAAGAATCATGGAAGTTGTTCGGCCgtttataaatcttttaagcCCGGAATGTTCCGCGCTCGAGAATTTTGAGAGTCTGTTGGCTTTATGCAACCTGGCTGGTGTTAGCGATAGCGTTCGAAGACGCATATTGAAGGAGGGAGGATTTCAGAAGATTGAGGCTTATATGTATGAGGATCACGACATGTTAAGACGCGCATCCACACAAGTTATGAATAATTTGATAATGTGCGAAGAAGTAATTCAATATTTCGAGCAACAAAACGATCGGGTTAAGTATCTTGTAATACTATGCGAAGACGAAGATCAAGATACTAGCATGGCAGCGGCAGGAGCTCTGGCAATGTTAACGTCAGCTAGCGAAAAGGCTTGTGAGAAAATTTTCGACTCGAAAGATTGGCTAGAATCTTTACGCTTTTTACTCGCTAATCCAAACGACGACATACAACATAGGGGTGTAGTAATTATACTGAATATGATGAGAAGTACGAAAGACGTTGCTGCAAAGCTTATCGAGACAGATATAATGGAACTACTGATGGCACTGAGTAAAAATGACACAGTGCAAAATACGATGATTAAAGAACTAGCATCTAATGCTTTAGAAGCTGCTGCAGAATGGAAGTTAATcaagaaaaatatcaatgaGAGTGAATCGTCGCAAACCACTGATATAGAACATGTCGACTAA
- the LOC139113328 gene encoding scavenger receptor class B member 1: MKSAIALQQFKKCIILFIVGIGCSSLTYMIYITDPMTMILEYNLEMSQHSLLFSIWKKPPCNIYLNVYVFNITNPVEFLSGKEKLKVQEIGPYVYQEHLVNDNITYNDNDTLTYVPRRTVVYVPEMSTRDPMNDIVYVPNVPYLGVSSALNNAGFIVNFPLVQLATLMNAKPILNISVYEYLWGYEDSLVKLASRIVPNFINFQKFGLLDRMYDEGENIVTVILKKNADMVEEKGRYLSIDQYNGSPGMMQWGYVEPKSNETRKENTICNTLQGSTEGIVFPSFLDKRATFRVFRKAFCRPLPITFRKEVWADNGLPGYLYTLRNDFADPPDLNPDNECYCRKMKTCLKKGLSDVTPCYYNIPVAVSLPHFLDADPSLLENVEGLKPDREKHGSYAILQQTVGVPIFFHSRMQTNLVMQHSRYNSQIAAFNNLTIPLFWSDLYISPLPTYLVIVLKLILRILPIAQTVLMYLLGVIGVTTSVLSLISIIWILNQHHQQEQEMAKSNDNPDLRIPLCNGQYTSINILPTIKRMSKTDCLIDN, encoded by the exons ATGAAATCTGCAATCGCGTTGCAGCAATTTAAAA aatGCATCATTTTATTCATAGTAGGCATCGGATGTAGTTCCTTGACGTATATGATTTACATCACCGATCCCATGACCATGATATTGGAATAC AACTTAGAAATGTCACAGCATTCGCTACTTTTTTCAATATGGAAAAAACCACCATGTAACATCTATTTAAACGTATATGTCTTTAATATTACCAATCCGGTAGAATTTTTAAGCGGCAAGGAGAAGCTCAAAGTTCAAGAAATCGGGCCGTATGTGTATCA agagCATCTCGTAAATGATAACATTACGTACAACGATAACGATACCCTGACTTACGTCCCTAGAAGAACGGTGGTTTATGTCCCGGAAATGTCCACCAGGGATCCCATGAATGACATAGTCTACGTTCCGAACGTACCATACttg GGTGTCTCGTCCGCTCTGAACAATGCCGGATTTATAGTGAACTTTCCTCTGGTTCAATTGGCAACCTTAATGAACGCGAAGCCGATTCTCAATATTTCGGTGTACGAATATCTATGGGGCTACGAGGACTCGTTAGTAAAATTGGCCAGTAGAATCGTGCCAAATTTTATCAACTTCCAAAAATTCGGTCTCCTGGACAGG ATGTACGACGAGGGTGAGAATATAGTGACggtaattcttaaaaaaaatgccgatatggtagaagaaaaaggaaggtATCTCAGTATCGATCAGTACAATGGCAGTCCTGGAATGATGCAATGGGGATACGTTGAGCCGAAAAGCAACGAAACGAGAAAAGA AAATACAATTTGTAATACGCTTCAAGGCTCTACGGAAGGCATCGTATTTCCGTCGTTCTTGGACAAACGTGCCACTTTCAGGGTCTTTAGGAAAGCGTTTTGTCGCCCACTACCAATAACGTTTAGAAAAGAAGTTTGGGCGGATAATGGTCTGCCAGGATATCTTTACACCCTTAGAAACGATTTCGCTGATCCACCTGATCTAAACCCTGACAACGAATGCTACTGCAGAAAGATGAAAACCTGCCTGAAGAAAGGATTGTCTGACGTAACGCCGTGCTATTATA ATATCCCGGTCGCGGTATCGCTACCACATTTCCTTGACGCCGACCCGAGTTTACTAGAAAATGTGGAAGGTCTAAAGCCCGATCGAGAGAAGCATGGCTCTTATGCAATTCTACAACAG ACGGTCGGTGTGCCAATATTCTTTCATTCCAGAATGCAAACAAATTTGGTGATGCAACATTCACGTTACAATTCTCAAATTGCGGCATTTAACAATCTTACAATACCATTATTCTGGTCCGATTTG tacATTTCACCGTTGCCGACCTACCTAGTCATTGtgctaaaattaatacttcGAATCTTGCCAATCGCGCAAACAGTGCTGATGTACCTGCTTGGTGTTATCGGCGTGACGACGTCAGTGTTATCACTGATCTCTATCATATGGATACTTAATCAACATCATCAGCAGGAACAGGAAATGGCCAAAAGTAACGACAATCCCGATTTAAGAATACCCTTATGTAACGGCCAATACACttccattaatattttaccgaCAATAAAAAGGATGTCGAAAACAGACTGTTTGATAGATAATTAG
- the LOC139113528 gene encoding protein unc-45 homolog B-like has product MAKTFVTAQEWKEKGNVEFIKGNWTDALNYYTNALETAEEEKAVYYKNRAAAYLKLHDYDNVIEDCNNALKISSNDPKALFRRCQALEALERFEEAYQDAKNVILFDPDNKNIQSIIAHCEENLIIHIKVSQLMDLIFNMKADKMKRKTAMRDLLMLAQKRIGAEEIFNQEGVIKIIQLVKDEKEEDIIWNAIIIVGQLCKENINRTKSIIEIIHLSWFLEMMNSTIFQRVKAASFGLQTILNTYSGMGNDRYSKPNKALCETHKNEINAILLCLLNSITSKTITGMSRDEIIMLITNNICHDALNWAEQFIDLRGVQNLLEVAGEIKESKHKSSMNVTSSTRSIIISCLTQAYINDNCDTAKEKFNNSLNEFITDKLQSSDIELKINVVVAITTLLLCPLNVGLAIAAKEEILDTIFVMAAGNLMKQKVVCDYMAAAVTKKKISPIVNQANNILRKLYHSKCDSIRIRALVTWCKFSTFEDTKMVIIPFVNGTATKLVETCKRLLIGPKNENDMRKWGAQGLSYLSFDAEVKEKLTYDQQAMESIMKLAMTSEQSVLYNVVVILMNLCNICIKDEIIPEMIDFEKFANRYASVHSKFDGIDFVKKRINILADGGITNVLIRLADTENDNIKELCVRIFLALFNHGEIIHIIIAQGGARILLPLALNGTTKGKKMASRILVKLVITRFPLIIVFFPIFDLEKILEFIPPFMNLLNSESSVSETYETLEALAIIVGMDRCAQRYMLEKGEFRKIIPYIYSGQYLLRRASLKVIKWFILETEVVQYFEQNDNRIKQLVKLVEDNDKDTCKLAALNFAPLVLNSRLVYEKFFNLDNWLNFLLFLLQSGEDMLLFCGLEIIKSKMLSSKSFTERFVKMDIMKLIISLSNNNFIHIDIRRHAHFIVMITQNCEYETQSLEAFDDFDIVRTDMLIFQRYKKQ; this is encoded by the exons ATGGCGAAAACGTTTGTAACCGCGCAGGAATGGAAAGAAAAGGGTAACGTTGAATTTATAAAAGGCAACTGGACGGATGCCTTGAATTACTACACAAATGCATTGGAAACAGCGGAGGAAGAGAAGGCCGTGTACTACAAAAATCGAGCCGCCGCTTACTTGAAGTTACATGATTACGACAATGTGATCGAAGATTGCAACAacgcattaaaaataagttcCAACGATCCCAAGGCGTTGTTCCGTAGATGTCAAGCATTGGAAGCGTTGGAGAGATTCGAGGAAGCATATCAGGACGCAAAGAATGTTATTTTGTTCGACcctgataataaaaatattcaatctATTATAGCACACTGTGAGGAAAATTTGATTATTCATATCAAG GTGTCTCAATTGATGGATctgatatttaatatgaaagCAGATAAGATGAAACGTAAAACCGCGATGCGCGATTTGCTTATGCTTGCACAGAAGAGAATTGGTGCTGAAGAGATATTTAATCAGGAAGGAGTAATAAAAATCATCCAGCTTGTGAAggatgaaaaagaagaggacATAATTTGGaatgcaattattattgtagGCCAGTTatgcaaagaaaatattaatcgaacTAAGTctattatagaaattattcatTTGTCTTGGTTTCTGGAAATGATGAACAGCACAATTTTCCAGAGAGTTAAAGCAGCCAGTTTTGGTTTGCAG ACTATACTAAATACTTACAGCGGTATGGGTAATGATCGCTATTCAAAACCTAACAAGGCTTTGTGTGAGACGCATAAAAATGAAATCAATGCAATTCTGTTATGTTTGTTAAACAGTATAACTAGTAAAACGATAACAGGCATGTCCAGAGATGAAATCATAATgcttattacaaataatatttgtcaCGATGCATTAAACTGGGCTGAACAATTTATCGATCTTCGCGGTGTACAAAATTTGTTGGAAGTAGCCGGTGAAATAAAGGAGAGTAAACACAAGTCGTCAATGAACGTTACATCTTCAACAagatcaataattatttcatgctTGACACAAGCATATATAAACGATAATTGTGATACtgctaaagaaaaatttaacaattctCTTAACGAATTTATTACGGATAAATTGCAGTCATCTGACATAGAATTAaag ataaatgTTGTAGTTGCGATAACAACCTTATTATTATGTCCCTTAAATGTTGGACTTGCAATTGCGGCGAAAGAAGAAATTTTAGATACAATTTTTGTAATGGCAGCAGGTAATTTGATGAAACAAAAAGTGGTTTGTGATTATATGGCTGCCGCTGtgactaaaaaaaagatttcccCGATCGTAAATCAAGCCAATAATATATTGAGAAAGCTGTATCATTCTAAATGTGATTCGATTCGAATTCGAGCGTTAGTTACTTGGTGCAAGTTTAGTACTTTTGAGGACACAAAAATGGTTATTATCCCGTTTGTGAATGGAACAGCAACGAAATTGGTCGAAACTTGCAAAAGATTGTTAATCGGTCCTAAGAACGAGAATGATATGAGAAAATGGGGTGCCCAAGGTCTGTCTTATCTCTCTTTCGACGCCGAAGTCAAAGAAAAGTTGACTTACGATCAACAAGCTATGGAATCTATAATGAAACTCGCCATGACTAGCGAACAATCAGTTCTTTATAATGTGGTCGTTATATTGATGAACTTGTGCAACATTTGTATAAAGGACGAAATTATACCAGAAATGATAGATTTTGAGAAGTTCGCCAATCGTTATGCTTCTGTACATTCTAAGTTTGACGGTATCGACTTTgttaagaaaagaataaatatattagcgGACGGCGGTATAACTAACGTTTTGATACGCCTTGCGGATACGGAAAATGATAATATCAAAGAATTGTGTGTTCGTATTTTCTTAGCGCTGTTCAATCACGgtgaaataatacatataatcaTTGCACAAGGTGGTGCAAGAATATTGCTACCGTTAGCACTGAATGGCACAACTAAAGGAAAAAAGATGGCTTCGCGAATTTTAGTAAAACTTGTAATTACGAGATTTCCATTAATAATAgtattttttccaatttttgaTTTGGAAAAAATATTGGAGTTTATTCCTccatttatgaatttattgaATTCGGAATCTTCCGTTTCCGAGACTTACGAAACACTTGAAGCTTTAGCTATTATAGTCGGTATGGATAGATGCGCGCAGCGATATATGTTAGAAAAAGGAGAATTTCGCAAGATTATACCGTACATATACAGCGGCCAATACTTGTTGAGACGTGCAtctttaaaagttataaaatggTTCATACTCGAAACTGAAGTAGTTCAATATTTTGAACAAAATGATAATCGAATTAAACAACTTGTGAAACTGGTCGAAGATAACGATAAAGATACGTGCAAGCTTGCAGCTTTAAATTTTGCACCGTTGGTACTTAACAGCAGACTTGTTTAtgagaaatttttcaatttggaTAACTGGTtgaactttttactttttttacttcaAAGTGGAGAGGACATGTTACTTTTTTGTGGTTTGGAAATTATTAAGAGTAAGATGTTAAGCTCAAAGAGTTTCACTGAAAGATTTGTTAAAATGGACATAATGAAATTGATAATATCACTGAgcaacaataattttattcatatcgATATTAGAAGGCATGCACATTTTATCGTTATGATTACTCAAAATTGCGAATACGAAACGCAATCACTAGAGGCTTTCGATGACTTTGACATTGTGCGTAcagatatgttaatttttcaaaggtataaaaaacaataa